From Vibrio aerogenes, a single genomic window includes:
- the recA gene encoding recombinase RecA, protein MDENKQKALAAALGQIEKQFGKGSIMRLGDNRAMDVESVSTGSLSLDIALGAGGLPMGRIVEIYGPESSGKTTLTLEVIAAAQREGKTCAFIDAEHALDPVYAKKLGVDIDALLVSQPDTGEQALEICDALARSGAIDVMVVDSVAALTPKAEIEGEMGDSHMGLQARMLSQAMRKLTGNLKQSNCLCIFINQIRMKIGVMFGNPETTTGGNALKFYASVRLDIRRTGAIKEGDEVVGNETRIKVVKNKVAAPFKEANTQIMYGQGFNREGELVDLGVKHKMIEKAGAWYSYNGDKIGQGKANACKFLRENAEVGKTIEAKLRELLLSNETITDSEEESVAEPASQADNQQSEV, encoded by the coding sequence ATGGACGAGAATAAGCAAAAAGCATTAGCGGCGGCACTGGGGCAAATTGAGAAACAGTTTGGTAAAGGCTCGATTATGCGGCTTGGCGATAACCGTGCTATGGATGTTGAATCAGTTTCAACCGGTTCATTATCTCTGGATATTGCTTTAGGTGCTGGCGGTCTGCCGATGGGACGTATTGTGGAAATATATGGTCCTGAATCATCAGGTAAAACGACTTTAACACTTGAAGTCATTGCTGCGGCACAGAGAGAAGGGAAAACCTGTGCTTTTATCGATGCTGAACATGCTTTGGACCCGGTTTATGCGAAAAAATTAGGCGTTGACATTGATGCCTTGCTGGTTTCTCAGCCTGATACTGGTGAGCAAGCGCTGGAAATTTGTGATGCACTTGCCCGGTCCGGTGCGATTGATGTCATGGTTGTAGACTCCGTTGCTGCATTAACCCCAAAAGCAGAAATTGAGGGTGAAATGGGCGATAGCCATATGGGCTTACAGGCCCGGATGCTATCTCAGGCAATGCGTAAATTGACCGGTAACCTCAAGCAATCAAACTGTTTGTGTATTTTCATCAACCAAATCCGGATGAAGATTGGTGTGATGTTTGGAAACCCAGAAACAACAACCGGTGGGAATGCCCTGAAATTTTATGCATCTGTCCGTCTGGATATTCGTCGTACAGGCGCAATTAAAGAAGGCGATGAGGTTGTTGGTAACGAAACAAGAATTAAAGTTGTAAAAAATAAAGTTGCAGCGCCATTTAAAGAAGCTAATACACAAATTATGTATGGCCAGGGTTTTAACCGTGAAGGCGAACTGGTTGACTTAGGTGTCAAACATAAAATGATTGAGAAAGCAGGTGCTTGGTATAGCTATAATGGTGATAAGATCGGTCAGGGTAAAGCCAATGCCTGTAAGTTCCTGAGAGAAAATGCAGAAGTAGGTAAAACGATTGAAGCCAAACTGCGTGAATTATTACTGAGTAACGAAACAATTACTGATTCAGAAGAAGAGAGTGTAGCCGAACCGGCTTCTCAGGCTGATAATCAGCAAAGTGAAGTATAA
- a CDS encoding regulatory protein RecX yields the protein MKHQSSGHISCKDAAVRLLARRDYSESELCTKLETKGYTEREISETCRWCKQAGYLDDLRYAELLVRQYLKKGYGELKIRYTMKQKVSETIIQAVLDEDDIDWYEQARQTAEKKYASSTVSGEQKEYARRVRFLQSRGFNFEQIQYALKNICSHMGTKG from the coding sequence TTGAAGCATCAGTCTTCAGGTCACATTTCATGTAAAGATGCTGCTGTTCGTTTGCTTGCCCGCAGGGATTACAGCGAATCAGAATTGTGTACCAAACTTGAGACTAAAGGGTATACAGAGCGAGAAATTTCTGAAACTTGCCGATGGTGTAAACAGGCGGGCTATCTGGATGATTTACGTTATGCAGAACTGCTGGTCAGACAATATTTGAAAAAAGGATATGGCGAGTTAAAAATTCGATATACGATGAAGCAAAAGGTATCAGAAACAATCATTCAAGCGGTCTTAGATGAAGACGATATCGACTGGTATGAGCAGGCAAGACAAACAGCTGAAAAAAAGTATGCCTCGTCCACAGTATCCGGTGAACAAAAAGAATATGCCAGACGGGTTCGTTTCCTTCAATCCCGGGGGTTTAATTTCGAACAGATTCAATATGCGCTGAAAAATATATGTTCACATATGGGTACAAAGGGATGA
- the alaS gene encoding alanine--tRNA ligase — protein MYMSTDEVRQAFLSFFESKGHQIVDSSSLVPVNDPTLLFTNAGMNQFKDYFLGLEKRDYSRAVTAQRCVRAGGKHNDLENVGFTARHHTFFEMLGNFSFGDYFKKDAIQYAWDFLTQVLQLPKERLLVTVYQTDDEAFDIWNKQIGVSEERIIRIGDKKGGKPYESDNFWQMGDTGPCGPCSEIFYDHGDHIWGGPPGSPEEDGDRFIEIWNIVFMQFNRQADGSMNPLPKPSVDTGMGIERISAIMQNVHSNYEIDVFQRLIKETADVIGFEDLSNQSLRVVADHIRSCAFLIVDGVIPSNEGRGYVLRRIIRRAVRHGNKLGATDSFFHKLVAPLIEVMGSAGGELKKQQAIVEKVLRAEEENFGRTLERGMTILDEALKNLDGKVLDGETVFKLYDTYGFPADLTNDVAREHGLSIDEAGFEQAMEAQRQRARESGHFGTDYNSAIKVDSSTAFCGYTDVEKNAQIISVYVDGQAVDSLREGDSAILVLDETPFYAESGGQCGDSGVIRSASGNFIVNDTQKSGDAILHYGVLTSGHLTAETDVEAVVDAGRRKAISLNHSATHLLHAALRQVLGSHVAQKGSLVKAENLRFDFSHLEAVTPEELKKVERLVNQEIRKNHIIETQLMDLEAAKAKGAMALFGEKYDSQVRVLSMGDFSTELCGGIHASHTGDIGLFRITSESGIAAGIRRIEAVTGEAALDSLEEQKDSYETKLSDISAKNKLLEKEIQQLKDKLASQAGANLTQQVKEISGVKVLVAQLNGADNKALRGMVDELKNQLGSGVIMLGNVSGDKVGLIAGVTKDLISRVKAGDLVNMVAQQVGGKGGGRPDMAQAGGSDVQALPQALSSVDEWLESRL, from the coding sequence ATGTATATGAGCACTGATGAGGTTCGTCAAGCGTTCCTCTCGTTCTTTGAATCCAAAGGACACCAAATTGTTGATAGTTCGTCATTGGTCCCGGTAAATGACCCAACGCTGCTTTTTACAAATGCAGGGATGAACCAGTTTAAAGATTATTTTCTGGGTTTAGAAAAACGTGATTATTCTCGTGCGGTTACTGCACAGCGATGTGTTCGCGCTGGTGGTAAGCATAATGACCTGGAAAATGTAGGTTTTACTGCACGTCATCATACCTTTTTTGAAATGCTGGGTAATTTTAGCTTTGGCGATTATTTCAAGAAAGACGCAATCCAGTATGCATGGGACTTCCTGACACAGGTTCTTCAGCTACCTAAAGAGCGTCTTTTAGTCACTGTATATCAAACTGATGATGAAGCTTTTGATATCTGGAACAAGCAGATAGGTGTTTCTGAAGAGCGGATTATTCGGATTGGTGACAAAAAGGGTGGTAAACCCTATGAATCAGATAATTTCTGGCAAATGGGAGATACCGGACCATGTGGGCCTTGCTCTGAAATATTTTATGATCACGGTGATCATATCTGGGGCGGTCCTCCTGGCTCTCCTGAAGAAGATGGCGACCGGTTTATAGAAATCTGGAACATCGTTTTCATGCAGTTTAACCGTCAGGCTGACGGCAGCATGAATCCGTTACCAAAGCCTTCTGTTGATACTGGCATGGGAATTGAGCGTATTTCTGCCATCATGCAGAATGTTCATTCTAATTATGAAATTGATGTATTCCAGCGATTAATTAAAGAAACAGCAGATGTGATTGGATTTGAAGATCTGTCTAATCAGTCGTTAAGAGTTGTTGCTGACCATATCCGCTCATGTGCATTTTTGATTGTTGATGGTGTTATTCCGTCAAATGAAGGCCGGGGTTATGTTCTGCGGCGTATTATCCGTCGCGCTGTACGCCATGGAAATAAGCTTGGAGCTACCGATTCTTTCTTCCATAAATTAGTTGCGCCACTTATTGAAGTCATGGGAAGTGCTGGCGGAGAGCTTAAGAAACAGCAGGCAATTGTTGAGAAAGTGCTTCGTGCCGAGGAAGAAAATTTTGGCAGAACACTTGAGCGTGGAATGACCATCCTTGATGAAGCATTGAAAAACCTTGATGGTAAAGTGCTCGATGGGGAAACCGTATTTAAGTTATATGATACTTATGGATTTCCGGCAGATTTAACCAATGATGTAGCCCGTGAGCATGGTTTATCAATTGATGAGGCTGGTTTTGAGCAGGCAATGGAAGCTCAGCGTCAGAGAGCTCGTGAGTCTGGTCATTTTGGAACAGATTATAACTCTGCTATCAAAGTTGATTCATCTACAGCATTTTGTGGATACACAGATGTGGAAAAAAATGCACAGATTATTTCTGTTTATGTCGATGGGCAGGCGGTAGATAGTCTCCGGGAGGGAGATAGTGCAATTCTTGTTCTGGATGAAACTCCTTTTTATGCTGAATCTGGTGGTCAGTGTGGAGACTCTGGTGTCATCCGTAGTGCCTCAGGGAATTTTATTGTCAACGACACTCAGAAATCTGGTGATGCAATTCTTCATTATGGCGTTTTAACTTCAGGTCATTTAACAGCAGAAACCGATGTTGAAGCGGTTGTGGATGCCGGGAGACGAAAAGCAATTTCTTTGAATCACTCTGCCACTCACTTACTGCATGCTGCATTGCGTCAGGTGCTTGGCTCTCATGTTGCTCAGAAAGGCTCCTTAGTGAAAGCAGAGAACCTGCGTTTTGACTTCTCTCATCTGGAGGCTGTCACGCCTGAAGAATTGAAAAAAGTTGAACGTTTGGTGAATCAGGAAATTCGTAAGAATCATATTATTGAGACCCAGCTGATGGATCTGGAAGCCGCCAAAGCCAAAGGTGCTATGGCTCTGTTTGGTGAGAAATATGATAGCCAGGTCAGGGTTCTCTCCATGGGTGATTTTTCTACGGAACTCTGTGGTGGCATTCATGCTTCTCATACCGGTGATATTGGTTTATTCAGGATTACTTCTGAAAGTGGTATTGCCGCAGGAATTCGTCGTATTGAAGCTGTGACTGGTGAGGCGGCTCTTGATTCTCTTGAAGAGCAAAAAGACTCTTATGAGACTAAATTATCAGATATCTCAGCCAAAAATAAATTACTGGAAAAAGAAATTCAGCAACTGAAAGACAAACTGGCCTCACAGGCTGGTGCGAACTTAACTCAGCAGGTGAAAGAGATTTCCGGCGTTAAAGTATTAGTTGCGCAGTTGAATGGTGCGGACAATAAGGCTTTAAGAGGCATGGTTGATGAACTCAAAAATCAGCTGGGGAGTGGCGTTATTATGCTGGGCAATGTTTCCGGTGATAAAGTCGGTCTCATTGCCGGAGTAACGAAGGATCTGATATCCAGAGTCAAAGCCGGAGACTTGGTCAATATGGTTGCTCAACAAGTCGGCGGTAAAGGTGGTGGCCGACCTGATATGGCTCAGGCTGGCGGGAGTGATGTGCAAGCGTTGCCACAAGCGTTAAGTTCTGTCGATGAGTGGCTGGAAAGCCGATTGTAA